The Rhodoferax sediminis genome has a segment encoding these proteins:
- a CDS encoding alpha/beta fold hydrolase has product MTTRRLFLALMTSTLVLAACATGPRLREAPPIVFVHGNGDSAALWQTTIWRFESNGWPADRLHAIDVPYPLARDDDSKPQAGRSSTIENMAYLSAAVDKVRQATGARQVVLVGNSRGGNAIRNYIQNGGGDKTVSQAILGGTPNHGVWAIKGFNEGNEFSGTGPFLTGLNAPKGPNGDEVTPGVKWLTIRSDSNDKYAQPDGLWIGAKGKPTNVTFEGPALKGATNVVIPRVDHRETAFSPAAFGAMYTFITGHAPRTLAIVPEAAPVLSGKVTGLGVQSSDPASGDFSNNLPLAGAQLAIYATDPATGERIGAAAFSKTIAADGLWGPFKARAGVPYEFVISAPGYATTHIYRSPFPRSSRIVDMHPERLKAGDPGAGSVVTLTRPRGYFDAVRDKISFDGQTPPPGVPPAGVAGVSSSTLKTAQAGMRAITAEFNGERITGRTWPAAGNNAVVLELTN; this is encoded by the coding sequence ATGACCACCCGCCGCCTGTTCCTCGCTTTGATGACCAGCACGCTGGTGCTGGCCGCTTGCGCCACCGGGCCCCGCTTGCGGGAAGCCCCGCCCATCGTCTTCGTGCACGGCAATGGCGACAGCGCCGCGCTCTGGCAGACCACGATCTGGCGCTTCGAGTCGAACGGCTGGCCGGCCGATCGCCTGCATGCCATCGATGTGCCCTACCCGCTGGCGCGCGACGACGACAGCAAGCCACAGGCCGGACGCTCGTCAACCATCGAAAACATGGCATACCTGAGCGCCGCAGTGGACAAGGTGCGCCAGGCGACCGGGGCCCGCCAGGTGGTGCTGGTGGGCAACTCGCGCGGCGGCAACGCGATTCGCAACTACATCCAGAACGGCGGCGGCGACAAGACCGTGAGCCAGGCCATCCTGGGCGGCACGCCCAACCACGGCGTCTGGGCCATCAAGGGCTTCAACGAAGGCAATGAATTCTCGGGCACCGGGCCATTCCTCACCGGGCTCAATGCGCCCAAGGGTCCGAACGGCGATGAAGTCACGCCCGGCGTGAAGTGGCTGACGATCCGCTCGGACAGCAACGACAAGTACGCCCAGCCCGACGGTCTGTGGATCGGCGCCAAGGGCAAGCCCACCAATGTCACGTTCGAGGGCCCGGCGCTCAAGGGCGCGACCAACGTGGTGATCCCGCGTGTCGACCATCGCGAAACCGCGTTTTCGCCCGCGGCCTTCGGCGCCATGTACACCTTCATCACCGGCCACGCGCCTCGCACGCTGGCCATCGTGCCCGAGGCCGCACCCGTGCTGAGTGGCAAGGTCACCGGCCTGGGCGTGCAATCCAGCGACCCCGCCTCCGGCGACTTCAGCAACAACCTGCCGCTGGCCGGCGCGCAACTCGCCATCTACGCGACCGACCCCGCCACGGGCGAGCGCATCGGCGCCGCCGCGTTCAGCAAAACCATTGCCGCCGACGGGTTGTGGGGCCCGTTCAAGGCACGAGCCGGTGTGCCGTACGAGTTCGTCATCAGCGCGCCGGGCTACGCCACCACGCACATTTACCGCAGCCCGTTCCCGCGCTCGAGCCGCATCGTGGACATGCACCCGGAGCGTCTGAAGGCTGGTGACCCGGGCGCCGGCTCGGTCGTCACGCTGACGCGCCCGCGCGGCTATTTCGATGCCGTGCGCGACAAAATCAGCTTCGACGGCCAGACGCCCCCACCTGGCGTCCCGCCCGCCGGCGTCGCCGGTGTTTCGAGCTCGACCCTCAAGACTGCCCAGGCCGGCATGCGTGCCATCACGGCCGAATTCAACGGCGAGCGGATCACCGGACGCACCTGGCCCGCGGCCGGGAACAATGCGGTCGTGCTGGAACTGACGAACTGA
- a CDS encoding HNH endonuclease, which translates to MKVLKLSAQGLPQSWISLEQAVIHYAAREVRWEVGGEVAVFRGGHNAVSGEQSIITVNSIIGTRGVPNINPFHLKPGLTNSKLFARDRNICAYCGNQFHEEELTREHIIPFAQNGIDKWMNVVTACRACNHRKSSRTPEQAHMPLLYTPYVPSLWEDFILRNRRILADQMEFLMAHLPKTSRLYS; encoded by the coding sequence TTGAAGGTCTTGAAGCTGTCAGCCCAGGGGTTGCCCCAATCGTGGATTTCACTGGAACAGGCAGTGATTCACTATGCCGCCCGGGAAGTGCGCTGGGAGGTGGGGGGCGAGGTGGCCGTGTTCCGCGGTGGCCACAATGCGGTCTCGGGTGAGCAGTCGATCATCACGGTCAACAGCATCATCGGCACCCGCGGTGTGCCCAACATCAACCCGTTTCACCTCAAGCCCGGCCTGACCAACAGCAAACTGTTTGCGCGCGACCGCAACATCTGCGCCTACTGCGGCAACCAGTTTCATGAGGAAGAGCTGACGCGCGAACACATCATTCCGTTCGCGCAAAATGGCATCGACAAGTGGATGAACGTGGTGACCGCCTGCCGCGCGTGCAACCACCGCAAGAGCAGCCGCACACCCGAGCAGGCCCACATGCCGCTGCTCTACACCCCGTATGTGCCCAGCCTGTGGGAGGACTTCATCCTGCGCAACCGCCGGATTCTGGCGGACCAGATGGAGTTCCTGATGGCGCATCTGCCCAAGACCTCGCGCCTGTACAGCTGA
- a CDS encoding DUF1653 domain-containing protein has product MSEESLPPLITTPPGRYRHYKGNLYEVVGTARHSETLEPLTLYRALYGEHGLWVRPAAMFNEDVVIDGVAQARFTRVYE; this is encoded by the coding sequence ATGTCCGAAGAATCCCTGCCGCCGCTGATCACCACACCGCCCGGGCGCTACCGCCACTACAAAGGGAATTTGTACGAGGTCGTCGGTACCGCGCGCCACAGTGAAACACTGGAACCCCTGACGCTGTACCGCGCGCTCTACGGCGAGCACGGCCTGTGGGTGCGGCCTGCGGCGATGTTCAATGAAGACGTCGTGATCGACGGCGTGGCACAAGCCCGGTTCACCCGCGTTTATGAATGA
- a CDS encoding fatty acid desaturase, translated as MLLPDWAVLNAGIDWLANGLWNLSWWEIVLYTLVTTHITIASVTIYLHRHQAHRALDLHAIPAHFFRFWLWLATGQVTKEWVSIHRKHHAKCETIDDPHSPQAHGIKKVFWQGAELYRAESKNQETLSKYSQGCPNDWLERNVYTRYSWQGVGLMMIIDLALFGAAGLTVWAVQMVWIPFWAAGVVNGVGHFWGYRNFEAPDASTNVSPWGIIIGGEELHNNHHTYPTSAKFSVKPYEFDIGWGYIRLLEKAGLAHVKKTVPRLQLGAIQPVANEKTLEALIAHRYEVMAGYARDLRRACKAEIAALKARQGDVSELESARRWLHRDADKVPAGAVPQLAQARAAHPVLDKMVTMREELRQLWLNTSQSREQLAADLAAWCHRAEESGIAALREFSIKLRAVRA; from the coding sequence ATGTTATTACCTGACTGGGCCGTGCTGAACGCGGGCATCGATTGGCTCGCCAACGGATTGTGGAACCTGTCCTGGTGGGAAATCGTGCTGTACACGCTCGTGACCACCCACATCACGATCGCCAGCGTGACGATCTACCTGCACCGCCACCAGGCGCACCGCGCCCTCGATCTGCACGCGATTCCAGCGCATTTTTTCCGTTTCTGGCTCTGGCTGGCGACTGGGCAGGTCACCAAGGAGTGGGTCTCGATCCACCGCAAGCACCACGCCAAATGCGAAACCATCGACGATCCGCACAGCCCGCAGGCGCACGGCATCAAGAAGGTGTTCTGGCAGGGTGCCGAGTTGTACCGCGCCGAGTCCAAAAACCAGGAAACCCTGAGCAAGTACAGCCAGGGCTGCCCGAACGACTGGCTCGAGCGCAACGTGTACACGCGCTACAGCTGGCAGGGCGTGGGCCTGATGATGATCATCGACCTGGCGCTGTTTGGCGCCGCCGGCCTGACCGTGTGGGCGGTGCAGATGGTCTGGATCCCGTTCTGGGCCGCCGGCGTGGTCAATGGCGTGGGGCACTTCTGGGGCTATCGCAATTTCGAGGCGCCGGATGCCAGCACCAATGTGTCGCCCTGGGGCATCATCATTGGTGGTGAAGAACTGCACAACAACCACCACACCTATCCGACGTCGGCCAAGTTCTCGGTCAAACCCTACGAATTCGACATCGGCTGGGGCTATATCAGGTTGCTGGAAAAGGCCGGCCTGGCCCATGTCAAGAAGACCGTTCCCAGGCTGCAGCTCGGCGCCATCCAGCCGGTGGCCAACGAGAAGACGCTCGAAGCGCTGATCGCCCACCGCTACGAGGTGATGGCGGGCTACGCGCGCGACCTGCGCCGTGCCTGCAAGGCCGAAATTGCGGCGCTCAAGGCCAGGCAGGGCGATGTATCGGAGCTGGAGTCCGCCCGGCGCTGGCTGCACCGAGACGCCGACAAGGTGCCCGCTGGCGCCGTGCCGCAACTGGCCCAGGCCCGCGCCGCGCACCCGGTGCTGGACAAGATGGTGACCATGCGCGAAGAGCTGCGCCAGCTGTGGCTGAATACCTCGCAGTCGCGCGAGCAACTGGCCGCTGATCTGGCGGCCTGGTGTCACCGCGCCGAGGAAAGCGGCATCGCTGCCTTGAGAGAGTTTTCCATCAAGCTGCGCGCCGTGCGTGCCTGA
- a CDS encoding acyl-CoA dehydrogenase family protein encodes MDFDFTDDQEHLRDAVRKWVDKGYSFERRRDIVKAGGFLREAYTELAQLGLAGLYIPEAHDGLGMGPVEGMVVMEELGRGIVLEPLVQTLIAGGVLSGYAPEAVKAAWLPRIASGEALVVLAHQERAARYQLDACAAQATQAGAGWTLSATKSIVPVGDQADAFIVPATVAGKLALFLVERSAAGVSTRGYGTQDGGRAAEVTLKEAPASLITLDGLSALEHAVDIGIAATCAEGVGVMDKTMAITAEYLNTRKQFGVFIGSFQALRHRIADMKMQLELARSMSYYAALKLNAPTEERRRALARAKYQLGVSMRFVGQQAVQLHGGIGVTDEYIVSHYFKRLTQMEMTFGDTLHHLGEVSQRMQDKAGVFA; translated from the coding sequence ATGGATTTTGATTTCACGGACGACCAGGAACATCTGCGCGACGCGGTGCGCAAATGGGTGGACAAGGGTTACAGCTTCGAGCGCCGCCGCGACATCGTCAAGGCCGGCGGCTTCTTGCGCGAGGCCTATACCGAACTCGCGCAGCTCGGCCTGGCCGGCCTGTACATCCCCGAAGCCCATGACGGCCTGGGCATGGGCCCGGTCGAGGGCATGGTGGTGATGGAGGAGCTCGGGCGCGGCATCGTGCTGGAGCCGCTGGTGCAGACGCTGATCGCGGGCGGCGTGCTCTCGGGCTACGCGCCCGAGGCCGTCAAGGCCGCGTGGCTGCCGAGGATTGCCAGCGGCGAAGCCCTCGTCGTGCTGGCCCATCAGGAGCGCGCGGCTCGCTACCAGCTCGATGCCTGCGCAGCCCAAGCGACGCAAGCCGGTGCCGGCTGGACGTTGAGCGCTACCAAAAGCATAGTTCCCGTTGGCGACCAGGCCGACGCCTTTATCGTGCCCGCCACCGTGGCTGGCAAGCTGGCCCTGTTCCTGGTGGAGCGCAGCGCCGCCGGTGTCAGCACCCGCGGCTACGGCACGCAGGACGGCGGCCGCGCCGCCGAAGTCACGCTCAAGGAGGCCCCGGCCAGTCTGATCACGCTCGACGGCTTGAGCGCACTGGAGCACGCGGTGGACATCGGCATTGCCGCCACCTGCGCCGAAGGCGTGGGCGTGATGGACAAGACGATGGCAATCACGGCCGAGTACCTGAACACGCGCAAGCAGTTCGGCGTGTTCATCGGCAGCTTCCAGGCGCTGCGCCATCGCATTGCCGACATGAAAATGCAGCTGGAGCTGGCGCGCTCCATGAGCTACTACGCGGCACTCAAGCTCAACGCGCCGACCGAGGAACGGCGCCGGGCGCTGGCGCGTGCCAAGTACCAGCTGGGCGTGTCGATGCGCTTTGTCGGCCAGCAGGCGGTGCAGCTGCACGGCGGCATCGGCGTGACCGACGAGTACATCGTGAGCCACTACTTCAAGCGGCTCACGCAGATGGAGATGACCTTTGGCGATACCCTGCACCACCTGGGCGAGGTCTCGCAGCGCATGCAGGACAAGGCCGGCGTGTTCGCCTGA
- a CDS encoding RsmB/NOP family class I SAM-dependent RNA methyltransferase, protein MHPKALLDACSELVRLTLKFDHPADSIVSRFFRDHKEFGPRERATLAETVYTVLRKKLLFDHFAPSGSGPKERRLAILGFYGPRDFLKSALSDQEKNWLDQCDQINVADLMERHRHNLPEWLVQPLREQLGDEFWPLVDSLNKSAGLDLRVNALSDKRPEVQKELAKAGIKSVATPYSPWGLRLDSKPALTKVEAFARGAIEVQDEGSQLLALLLDAKRGEMVVDFCAGAGGKTLAIGACMRNTGRLYAFDTSAHRLDALKPRLARSGLSNVHPAAIAHERDERIKRLAGKIDRVLVDAPCSGLGTLRRNPDLKWRQSPQSVAELVVKQTAILQSAARLLKPGGRLVYATCSVLPQENEAIAQAFTAANSEFTPLDVGELLSNLKIENAMSLCSGPVKGTEYLRLWPHRHGTDGFFAAVWVKN, encoded by the coding sequence ATGCATCCTAAAGCCCTGCTTGACGCCTGCTCTGAACTCGTCAGACTGACCCTCAAGTTCGATCACCCGGCCGACTCCATCGTGTCGCGCTTTTTCCGCGACCACAAGGAGTTTGGCCCGCGCGAGCGCGCCACGCTGGCCGAGACGGTCTATACCGTGCTGCGCAAGAAGCTGCTGTTCGACCACTTCGCGCCCTCGGGCAGCGGTCCCAAGGAGCGCCGGCTGGCGATTCTGGGTTTCTACGGCCCGCGCGATTTTCTCAAGAGCGCCTTGAGCGACCAGGAGAAAAACTGGCTCGACCAGTGCGACCAGATCAATGTGGCTGACTTGATGGAGCGGCACCGTCACAACCTGCCCGAGTGGCTGGTGCAGCCGCTGCGCGAGCAGCTGGGGGACGAGTTCTGGCCGCTGGTCGACAGCCTGAACAAAAGCGCGGGGCTCGATTTGCGCGTCAACGCCTTGAGCGACAAGCGCCCCGAAGTGCAAAAGGAGCTGGCCAAGGCTGGCATCAAGTCGGTCGCCACGCCGTACTCGCCCTGGGGCCTGCGGCTGGACAGCAAGCCCGCGCTGACCAAGGTGGAGGCCTTTGCGCGCGGCGCGATCGAGGTGCAGGACGAAGGCTCGCAGTTGCTGGCGCTGTTGCTGGACGCCAAGCGCGGCGAAATGGTGGTGGATTTTTGCGCCGGCGCGGGCGGCAAGACGCTGGCCATTGGCGCGTGCATGCGTAACACCGGGCGGCTGTATGCGTTCGACACCTCGGCGCACCGGCTCGATGCGCTCAAACCGCGGCTGGCGCGCAGCGGGCTGTCCAACGTGCACCCGGCGGCCATCGCGCACGAGCGCGACGAGCGCATCAAGCGCCTGGCCGGCAAGATCGACCGCGTGCTGGTCGATGCGCCGTGCTCAGGCCTGGGCACGCTGCGCCGCAATCCGGACCTCAAATGGCGACAATCGCCCCAGTCGGTGGCCGAACTCGTGGTCAAGCAGACGGCGATCCTGCAAAGTGCCGCCCGGCTGCTCAAGCCTGGCGGACGGCTGGTGTACGCCACCTGCAGCGTGCTGCCGCAGGAAAACGAGGCGATTGCCCAGGCGTTTACCGCCGCAAATAGTGAGTTCACCCCACTCGACGTGGGGGAACTCCTGTCCAATCTAAAGATCGAAAACGCCATGAGTCTATGCAGTGGTCCTGTCAAAGGTACCGAATACCTGCGGCTGTGGCCGCATCGGCATGGAACAGACGGCTTCTTTGCCGCCGTTTGGGTGAAAAATTAA
- the purN gene encoding phosphoribosylglycinamide formyltransferase, with the protein MKNIVILISGEGSNMAAIVRAAQRDGWREKLDARVAAVISNKAAARGLVFAREQGLAAEVVEHTAHPSREAFDAALAAAIERHQPALVVLAGFMRILTPDFVSRYEGRLLNIHPSLLPAFPGLHTHQRAIGAGCQVAGATVHQVTAELDHGPILAQAVVPLLPHDTPDTLAARVRTQEHLLYPRAIAQLLPNL; encoded by the coding sequence ATGAAAAACATTGTGATTTTGATCTCGGGCGAGGGCTCCAACATGGCCGCCATCGTGCGGGCGGCCCAGCGTGACGGTTGGCGCGAAAAATTGGATGCCCGCGTGGCCGCCGTCATCAGCAACAAGGCCGCGGCCAGGGGCCTGGTCTTTGCGCGCGAGCAGGGCCTTGCGGCCGAGGTGGTCGAGCACACGGCGCACCCGTCGCGCGAGGCGTTCGACGCCGCGCTGGCCGCGGCCATCGAGCGCCATCAGCCGGCGCTGGTGGTGCTGGCCGGTTTCATGCGCATCCTGACGCCGGATTTCGTCAGTCGCTACGAGGGGCGGCTGCTCAACATCCATCCCTCGCTGTTGCCGGCCTTTCCGGGCCTGCACACGCACCAGCGCGCGATCGGGGCCGGCTGCCAGGTGGCCGGCGCCACCGTGCATCAGGTGACGGCGGAACTGGACCACGGCCCGATCCTGGCGCAGGCCGTGGTGCCGCTCTTGCCGCACGACACGCCCGACACGCTGGCCGCGCGGGTGCGCACCCAGGAGCACCTGCTCTACCCGCGCGCGATCGCGCAGTTGCTTCCAAATTTATAG
- a CDS encoding acyl-CoA dehydrogenase family protein → MDLAFTPEEQKFREDVRNWVHANLPPDISQKVHNALRLSRDDMQRWAKILGKKGWLGWGWPTQFGGPGWNAVQKHLFEEECALAGAPRVVPFGPVMVAPVIMAFGNAEQQKRFLPGIASGEVWWSQGYSEPGSGSDLASVKTRAERQGDKYIVNGQKTWTTLGQYGEWIFCLVRTSTEGKPQTGISFLLIDMKSPGVTVRPIVLLDGEAEVNEVWFDNVEVPAENLIGEENKGWTYAKHLLSHERTNIADVNRAKRELERLKRIAKAEGVYDDTRFRDEIAKLEVDVVALEMMVLRVLSAEKSGKNSLDVAGLLKIRGSEIQQRYSELMMLAAGPYSLPLIHEAMEAGWQGDQALGGLWPGGAAHCAPLASTYFNLRKTTIYGGSNEVQRNIVAQTVLG, encoded by the coding sequence ATGGATTTGGCCTTTACCCCCGAAGAACAGAAGTTTCGCGAAGACGTCCGCAACTGGGTGCACGCGAACCTGCCCCCCGACATCTCGCAAAAAGTTCACAACGCCCTGCGCCTGTCGCGCGACGACATGCAGCGCTGGGCCAAGATCCTGGGCAAAAAAGGCTGGCTCGGCTGGGGCTGGCCCACGCAGTTTGGCGGCCCGGGCTGGAACGCGGTGCAAAAGCATTTGTTCGAGGAAGAATGCGCGCTGGCCGGTGCGCCGCGCGTGGTGCCGTTCGGCCCGGTGATGGTGGCGCCCGTGATCATGGCCTTCGGCAACGCCGAGCAGCAAAAGCGCTTCCTGCCCGGCATCGCCAGCGGCGAGGTCTGGTGGAGCCAGGGCTACAGCGAGCCGGGCTCGGGCTCCGACCTCGCGTCCGTCAAGACCCGGGCCGAGCGCCAGGGTGACAAATACATCGTCAACGGCCAGAAGACCTGGACCACGCTGGGCCAGTACGGCGAATGGATTTTCTGCCTGGTGCGCACCAGCACCGAGGGCAAGCCGCAAACCGGCATCTCATTCCTCTTGATCGACATGAAGTCGCCCGGCGTCACGGTGCGCCCCATCGTGCTGCTCGACGGCGAGGCCGAGGTCAACGAGGTCTGGTTCGACAATGTCGAAGTGCCGGCCGAGAACCTGATCGGCGAGGAGAACAAGGGCTGGACCTACGCCAAGCACCTGCTGAGCCACGAGCGCACCAACATCGCCGACGTGAACCGGGCCAAGCGCGAACTCGAGCGCCTCAAGCGCATCGCCAAGGCGGAGGGCGTGTATGACGACACCCGTTTCCGCGACGAGATCGCCAAGCTCGAAGTCGATGTGGTGGCGCTGGAGATGATGGTGCTGCGCGTGCTGTCGGCCGAAAAGTCGGGCAAGAATTCGCTCGACGTGGCCGGCCTGCTCAAGATCCGCGGCAGCGAAATCCAGCAGCGCTACAGCGAACTGATGATGCTGGCCGCCGGCCCCTACAGCCTGCCCCTCATTCATGAGGCGATGGAAGCCGGCTGGCAGGGCGACCAAGCCCTGGGGGGCCTCTGGCCCGGGGGCGCCGCCCACTGCGCACCGCTGGCCTCGACCTACTTCAACCTGCGCAAGACCACCATTTACGGCGGCAGCAACGAAGTGCAACGAAACATCGTCGCCCAGACTGTTCTCGGCTAA